The Lycium barbarum isolate Lr01 chromosome 10, ASM1917538v2, whole genome shotgun sequence genome includes a region encoding these proteins:
- the LOC132614902 gene encoding F-box/FBD/LRR-repeat protein At1g13570 yields the protein MDTDSDKDLISDLPQSIIETILIKVPLLDAVRTSILSRKWRYKWATITQLVFNDTCLTPSHDKSIISCNLVNFITRCLFLHDGPIHKFELNTNYSPTSPDLDQWLLFLSRKDIKELVVDIGEDDWFRAPSCLFFCPKLTHLVLVRCELNPPPNFKGFLCLKHLSLQQVIIPPHDIEILISSCPLLESLTLSYFDSLELTIRAPNLKYLNLEGEFKDIRLENTPHLVGISVAMYMTDDIAEHFEQSSGCNFDKFLGGVPRLERLIGHIYFTKYLSIGNEQGSFPVMYQNLKFIELYQVSFEDMKELLVVLRLIVSSPNLEELQISSSSITTTTDIYDLDFWEKDWPADCTFSKLKIVHMTDFSGLPHEIAFIKFLLGHSPVLEQMIVAPTIYVTDKVVKMLIDLLTFRRASPLATVKFVQEPL from the exons ATGGACACTGATTCAGATAAAGATTTAATAAGTGATTTGCCTCAAAGTATCATAGAAACCATCCTCATAAAAGTTCCATTACTCGATGCTGTAAGGACAAGCATATTGTCAAGAAAATGGAGATACAAGTGGGCAACCATTACACAGCTTGTTTTTAATGACACATGTCTGACTCCTTCCCATGACAAATCAATTATCAGTTGCAATCTTGTAAATTTCATTACCCGTTGCCTGTTTCTTCATGACGGACCGATTCACAAATTTGAATTGAATACTAACTACTCACCAACTTCTCCTGATTTAGATCAATGGCTACTTTTCCTTTCTCGTAAAGATATCAAAGAGTTGGTTGTTGATATAGGAGAAGATGACTGGTTTAGAGCACCTTCTTGTCTGTTCTTTTGTCCTAAGTTGACTCATTTGGTGCTTGTTCGATGTGAATTAAACCCTCCTCCAAATTTCAAAGGCTTCTTGTGTTTGAAGCACCTTAGTCTCCAGCAAGTTATCATTCCTCCACATGATATTGAAATTCTGATCTCCAGTTGCCCTCTTCTTGAGAGCTTGACATTGTCATATTTTGACAGTTTGGAGCTTACTATTCGAGCTCCAAATCTCAAATATTTGAATTTGGAAGGCGAATTTAAGGATATTCGGCTCGAGAATACTCCACATCTGGTTGGTATTTCAGTTGCTATGTATATGACTGATGATATAGCTGAGCACTTTGAACAAAGCTCAGGTTGCAATTTTGACAAATTTCTTGGTGGTGTTCCTCGCCTTGAGAGGCTTATTGGCCATATTTACTTCACTAAA TATTTGAGTATAGGTAATGAGCAAGGAAGCTTTCCCGTTATGTATCAAAATCTGAAGTTCATTGAACTGTACCAAGTTAGTTTTGAAGACATGAAAGAGTTACTTGTTGTGCTTCGCTTGATTGTGAGCTCCCCTAATCTAGAGGAACTTCAAATATCA AGTTCCTCAATTACAACTACGACGGATATTTATGATCTGGACTTTTGGGAGAAAGACTGGCCTGCTGACTGCACTTTCAGTAAACTGAAGATTGTGCATATGACTGATTTCTCCGGTCTTCCGCATGAAATCGCATTTATCAAATTCTTACTTGGACATTCGCCTGTTCTTGAACAAATGATTGTTGCTCCTACCATATATGTCACGGATAAAGTGGTGAAAATGTTGATCGATTTGTTAACTTTTCGACGGGCTTCTCCTCTAGCTACAGTCAAATTTGTGCAAGAGCCATTGTAG